The following coding sequences are from one Musa acuminata AAA Group cultivar baxijiao chromosome BXJ1-6, Cavendish_Baxijiao_AAA, whole genome shotgun sequence window:
- the LOC135676337 gene encoding organelle RRM domain-containing protein 2, mitochondrial-like, with translation MALSSSSFALRRLLRVSSSASLPQWTWSPLSAYRQNSSSSSSSSSPSPSIFPFDDDAAASNLPPLTTPKLFVSGLSRLTTDDKLKEAFSPYGQLLEAKVIADRISGRSKGFGFVRYATIEEADKARHGMNAKFLDGWVIFVDPAKPREPRPQKPAEPEPSEAGLRINKTVGWCG, from the exons ATGGCGCTGTCGTCTTCTTCGTTTGCGCTACGCCGCCTCCTCAGGGTTTCTTCTTCTGCCTCCCTGCCCCAGTGGACCTGGTCACCCCTTTCAGCCTACCGCCAgaactcttcctcctcctcctcctcctcctccccctctccatccaTCTTTCCCTTCGACGACGACGCCGCCGCCTCCAACCTTCCTCCCCTTACGACGCCCAAGTTATTCGTTAGCG GGCTTTCAAGGTTAACCACTGATGATAAGCTTAAAGAGGCATTCTCTCCATACGGGCAACTTCTTGAAG CAAAAGTCATAGCCGATAGAATCTCAGGAAGGTCGAAGGGGTTTGGCTTTGTTAGGTATGCAACGATTGAAGAGGCTGACAAGGCAAGGCATGGGATGAACGCCAAGTTTCTGGATGGATGGGTTATTTTTGTCGATCCAGCGAAGCCAAGAGAGCCCAGACCACAGAAGCCAGCAGAACCAGAGCCTTCCGAAGCTGGTTTAAGGATAAACAAAACGGTTGGATGGTGTGGGTGA